TGCGCGCCTGCACGAGACCGTTGCGGACATCCAGTCCCTGCATGCGGTCGTAGGAGATCAATGGGATATTCAGGCCGCGCCAACTGATAGTGCCGAGCAGCCATTCGGGTGCACCGTCGATTTCGTGCGGCTGCATATAGGGCACGACCTCTGCCACCGCCACGTTCGGCAACAACAGATTGCAGCCCTGCAGCGGGATGATCAGTGTACGTACGGTGTCCTGCAGTGTCGCTTGCATATCCAGTTCCTCTATCCGTTACTTCCGACGCAGCACGGTCAGTGCGCTGCCGCCTGCATTTCGACGTGCTCGACAAGCCGCCGGGCCAGCTCCTCGGGGGTGCCGCTGTAGGTTACGACACCGCGGCCGCGGACGGCGTCCGGCATGCTGCTCATGACACAGCTGTCCGCCGTCTGTGCCCAGACCACACCACCGACTCTGCTGATGCCCTCGGCACCGACGGCACCATCTTCACCCAGACCGCTGAATACGATCGCGCCGGCCTTCTTTCCGTAACAACGCGCCGCCTCTTCCATGACGTCGTCTATACACGGTCGATAGGGTCCGCGGATCGGCTCGTCGCGCAAATCCATGACACCGTCGTCGGTAAGCACGAAGCGATGATCGACGGGTACCAGAACCGCTTCGTATGCCCTTACCCGCCGCCCCGCCTCGGCGGGCATGACCCGCAGCGCCGCCACGCGATCGAGCTGTCCCGCCAGTAACGACACGAAGGGGCGGCCGATATGCTGCGCCACAATGAACCCCGCCGGAATATCGCTCGGCAGGTGACTGAAAAACAGCTTCAGCGCCTGCGGGCCGCCCAGGGATGCGCCCAACACCCACACCATGACCGGCGGTATGTCCACCGCACCACTATCCGGCGATACCTTGTGCAACGCTGGCCTCGTGACCACATCCTCCCGAGGCAGTACCGCCGTTGCAGTGCCCACCTCAGTGGACGCCACTTGTGTCCTGCCTCCGTGCACGCCGGCCAGATCTTCAAGCTTGGCGATCAGCCGTCGGCCCCAACCGTTGTCAATGGGTTGGGCATCCTCGTTGAACAGAATGGGCACCACCGACTGCTCGACGAGCGCTTCGAGCCGGTCCATATCCCGGCTGGTGGCCTCGTCGAGATTCACTAGCAATACGTCGACATCCTCAGTCCCCACCTGCTCCGGCCGGTAGTCACCGATTGCCTGGTCCAGAATCACCTGAACGTCACCGGCCTCGAGCAGTTTTCGTATCTGGCCGCCCTGCGTGTCTCTGGCGGCGATCAAGGCAACTCGCAGCTGGCGCGGCGGCACGTCAGCCATTGCCACTGCGCTCCTTCACCAGCGTATTTATCGTCTCCAGGAGATCACTCTCCTGATAGGGCTTTCCAAGATAACGATCGACACCGATCTCGATTGCCCGCCGACGATGCTTGTCACCCGTGCGCGAGGTGATCATGATGATTGGAATCGAGCGCAGGCGCTCCTCGTTACGTACGTGCGTCGCAAGTTCGAAACCGTCCATGCGGGGCATCTCAATATCCAAAAGCATGACGTCAGGCAGGTGCTCCTGCAGCTTCGCAACGGCATCCACGCCGTCCTTGGCAGTGATGACCTGCATACCGTTACGCTCGAGCAGGCGGGTCGTGACCTTGCGCACGGTAATGGAATCATCGACCACCATGGCCAAGGGCTGCCGTGCTTCCGGATGCACCGCGTCCGCCAAGGCACGTTCCATGGTTGCGCTGACGCCCCCTGAGCGCAGCAGGCCGCCGAGATCCAAGATCAACACCACGCGACCATCGCCAAGAATAGTGGCGCCAGAGATACCACGCACACTGCTGATCTGCGGCCCTACCGATTTGACTACCGTCTCGCGGCTGCCAAGCAAGCCTTCGACCTGAAGTGCCATGCGATGATCACCGGAACGCACCAGCAGCACAGGCAGGCGTCTGGTAGTCGTGTCTACCATCACGCCATGCCCCAACATCTCGCCAAGATTATGGACCGGATAGCTGTAACCGGCATAGTCGAAGCGTGCCGACGTATCACTGAGATAACCCGATAACTCGTCACCGCGCATGCGCACGATGCCCTCGATGCCGGTCAGTGGGATCGCGTAGATTTCTTCGTGCACCTGCACCAGCAGTGCCTGGCTGATGGCCAGCGTGAAAGGCAGGCGGATGGTGAAAGTCGTACCCGCGCCCTGCTTGGAATCGATATGCAAAGACCCGCCCAGCTGCTTGACTTCGCTGTTGACTACGTCCATACCGACACCACGACCAGCAACCTGGGAGACCTGTTCAGCGGTACTGAAGCCGGTTTCGAGCACGAACTGCATCACGTCGGAATCGCTCACCGCTGCATCAGCAGCGATCAGCCCACGCTCACATGCCTTACGACGGATCGCAGCGATATTCATACCGCTGCCATCATCAGCGAGGCGGATCACGACTTCCGAGCCGTCGCGGTAGAGGCCGACCTTGATGACGCCCGAGGGCTTCTTACCAGCCGCTATGCGCTGCTCAGGAGTCTCGATACCATGCGCCATCGCATTACGCAGCATGTGTTCGATAGGGGCGATGATGCGATCGATCACCGTGCGGTCCATCTCGCCATCGGCACCCTCGAGCACCAGTTCCGCACGCTTACCAAGCTCTTGTGCCGCTTGTCTCACGATACGGCGCATACGCGGTGCCAGTCCTGCGAATGGCACCATGCGGGTGTGCATCAACCCCTCTTGCAGCTCGGTGTTGACACGGGACTGTTGCAGAAGCAGCGTTTCTGATTCGCGCGTGATGTTGTCCATCAGGCCCTGGATACTGACAAGGTCGCTGATACTCTCCAGCATGGAGCGCGACAGTTGCTGCAGGTGCGAGTAGCGATCCATCTCCAAGGGATCGAAGTCCTCCTCTGCCGACGCGAGCTCACGCTCGTAACGGAACAGCACCTGGGCCTCCGTCTCCATCTCAAGCTTGCGTAGCTGATCACGAATACGGTCGACGGTCTGACCGAGCTCTGACAGATTGAAGCGCATGCTGCCGATCTGCTGCTCGAGCCGTGACCGGTAGATATTGATCTCGCCTGCGAAATTCACCATATTGTCCAGCAGATCAGCACGCACGCGCACGAGCTCCTGCTGGCTGCGTGCCACGGCCGGTTGCTCATCGAACGCCGACTCGACCGTGGCGATCGCAGG
The genomic region above belongs to Gammaproteobacteria bacterium and contains:
- a CDS encoding chemotaxis protein CheB — translated: MADVPPRQLRVALIAARDTQGGQIRKLLEAGDVQVILDQAIGDYRPEQVGTEDVDVLLVNLDEATSRDMDRLEALVEQSVVPILFNEDAQPIDNGWGRRLIAKLEDLAGVHGGRTQVASTEVGTATAVLPREDVVTRPALHKVSPDSGAVDIPPVMVWVLGASLGGPQALKLFFSHLPSDIPAGFIVAQHIGRPFVSLLAGQLDRVAALRVMPAEAGRRVRAYEAVLVPVDHRFVLTDDGVMDLRDEPIRGPYRPCIDDVMEEAARCYGKKAGAIVFSGLGEDGAVGAEGISRVGGVVWAQTADSCVMSSMPDAVRGRGVVTYSGTPEELARRLVEHVEMQAAAH